A region of the Peredibacter starrii genome:
GACAAGGCGTCTGTATGACGGCAAATCGTTTTAAAGGCATTCGCGCGGCCCTGTGCCGTGATGAAGATGATGCTCGCATGACTCGTCTGCATAACGATGCCAACGTACTTTGCATTGCCGGCAGAAAAACTCACCCAGAGTTTATGAAAAAGATCGTAGATGTCTTCTTGTCCACTGAATTTGAAGGTGGAAGACATCAGACGCGAGTGGATCAATTCAACAATCTTGGAGAGTAATTACTTCTCCAGAGTTTGTAGTTTGTCCCAGCCAGATCTGCGATAGCGGTTTGAAATAATATCAAAAATTGGAGTTTCAGGAGCGTTCGAAACGTCGGCCTTACTGACCGCTTGTTCCGCAAAACTAATCACTTCAGTTCCATTTGAAGCTGCAGGAGCTTGTCCTGGAAGACCAGAGAATGAAAATTCTGGCTCATCAGCTGAGTTTCCAAAACCAGAACCACCAACTTTATAATTTACATCCAAAGCTTCACCCAGTTTTTCTTTTAGAGCAGGGGAGAGCTTACTAACAGAAGCTGATTTTCCTGAGGCCTCTTGAATCCCACTTGGATTGGCCGAACGACCGCTGGCGGCCGCAAGAGCTGCAATGTTCGCCGGCATGTGCTGGGCCATTGAATCAGCGATTTTCTTTTGTTCAGCATTGAGGCTTACACTTGGGACAGCACCTTTTTTAGGTTTTAATCCTGAAGCAAGAGCAGCAGCACTTGTTGAATAAGAATCAAGTTTTGCCTGATCAAAATCTCCAGAACCTAAAAGATCAAATCCCGCATTCGAAGTGTTCATGAAGTTTTTGCTGATATCGAAATTTGGATTGTAGGCCTTAAGTGACGACTTCATACAAGAGTTCGTTTGTTTACACTTACATTCCTTATCGTATGACACTTTCCCGTCAGTCACGGTACCACAACCAAGTGCGACTTTTGGTGTTTCGATATTACCGTTATTCAGTACACACACTTCCTGATATTCAGCAGGGAAGTAGTCTTTTGAAGTAAGTTCCTTACAAAAACATGGAGTATTGGTCCAAGGGTTACATTCACCAGTTTTAGGAAGTGAATCAATGACTTCCTGAACTTTCTTAGATGCTTTTGCGTGCTTTGCTGCCTTCTTTACATACAAACCAGTTAAGGCAACTGCACCACCAAGCTTCGCCCAGTATTTCCAGTCAGTCTGAACACCGGTGAATGCCATGGCTCCATAACAGGCTGAGACGGCACCATAAATTCCGGCCTGCCATGTCGCAGTTGTTTTTCTCGCTTTATGCGTTTCTTTTAAACTAATGAGTGATTGAAGTTGAACATCACCAATTCCAGAAGCTTTACCTTCTGCTTTCTTCTGAAGGTCACTCTGAATAAATCCGCCCAGAGTTTCCCAGGCCATCGCTGCATACATACAGTAGTCGGGACGTGATTCATCTTTTTTAGCGGCATCAGTGCCTTTGGTTGCACCTTCAGCTGGAGCAGGTGCTGCCACATCACCACCAGGTTTCACGTCAGTTTTGGCCGTCGCTGCGGCACCATCTTTTTTCATGGCCAGAGTAGGTCCACCCATACCACCAACTAAACCACCAAAGATCAAAGCATAGGCCTTACCAATAATTGTTTCTAACGGAAGTCCATCTTCATCGGCCTTACAATCATCAAGCTTGGCACAGCCTTCTTTGTAGGCGCGATCTTTGATACCAGTGTGATTAAACTCCTTCGCCTTCGTCATCTGCTCATCTGTCATACTGGTTGGATTCGAAAAAGATGTATCAATCGATTCTGATTCCTGTGCGAAAACAGTCGTCGTGATCATCAGCATGGCCATTAGAAGGCAGGTAAGTCGTTTCATAATAAACCCTTGGTATAGTTGAATTTTATCATGGAGCTTTCTCTCTCCAAGGGAGTGAATTTCTTGCCAGTCTGGGGTTTAAGCAATTTCAATGAGTTAGAGAGGGGCTACTAAGCCTGCCTGAGTGAGGGAGTTGCAACAAATATTTATCGTTTGACGGCTATCTGGGGGATAAGTAAGTTATAGGCATGTCAGACAAAAAACCTACTATTCAGCATACGCACGATAACGACCTTACTCATTCTATGGTTCACTACCTACTGGCGATCCATAAATTGAAAGAGGCGAAAGGCTATGCTCGCGTAACAGATATTGCTCACGAAATGGGTCTTACAAAAGGTTCAGTTTCAACAGCATTAACTAACTTAAAAAAGCGCGAACTCGTTCTGGAAGATGAGAGCAAATTTCTTTCGCTTTCGCCAACTGGTCACGAAGCAGTTCATGGAATTTTGTCTTCTAGAACACTCCTATATTATTTCTTAAAAGACATCATTGGTGTTGATGAAGAAGTTGCTCATAAAGATTCATGTCTAATGGAGCACTTAATGAGTTCTGAGACTCGTGAGAAGTTTTTCAATTTCATGAAGAACCTTACAACTGAAGATTTTAAGAAAACCCCATATTCTACTTCTTTCGATTTTACTCAATTCGAGCATCAGCACGATTTCGAAGAAATCCAGAAGGGCGATACTTACTTAAAGACTGAATGAACATTCTCCAGATTCTGAAAAGTGATGATCCTCGTTTTAAGGGTCATCTGTGGTTCTTCCTGGGTGCTTATTTCCTTGTTCTATTCAATTATCCATTAGTCCGAGCTGCTTCAACCACCATGTTCTTCGAGGACTTTGGTGCTAAATCTACGCCTTTGGCGTGGCTTTGGTCGGTGGTGTTTCTAGTGGCCTCGGTTTTCTTTTGTAATCATCTTCAGGCCAAGCACAGCGTTCATAAAGTTTTCTTCTGGGCCTCATCATTCACAACTGCCTTATTTGGTCTGAGTGTTCTGGGTTTTATTTCTGGGATTAAGCAGCTCACGTTTCTGTCTTTCATCTGGAAAGAAGTTTATATCGTCATTCAAATCCATCTCCTCCTGGCCTATGCCAATACTTATTTTCGCAAAGACGAATTCAAGATGATTGTGGGAGTAGTAGGTGCAGCAGGAAGTTTAGGTGGTGTTCTAGGTGGCCTCCTTACTTCTTATCTAAGTCATAAGTGGGGAACTGTTTTCGTAGCGTGGTTTTCTCTCATTTTTATTTTTTCTCCGGCGGTTCTGTTCTTCTACACTCCTGATCTTGCGGCAAAGAACAATGAGAAACCCGTTTCTCCGATGAAAAGCCTGAAGGGCAAGGACATCAAAGAATACGTTTTTATCATCGCAGTGATCGTGATGCTTTCTCAATTCATCATCAACATTGCTGACTTTAAATTCAACCTGGCCTTTGAGGCCGCGATTCCTGATTCGGCGAGCCGCACAGGGTACCTGGGCTGGATTTATACCTGGACCAACTTACTGACTTTTATTCTGCAATTTTTGTGCATGCCTTTGCTGTTGCCGAGAATCTCAGAGAAAACACTCCATCTTTTTATCCCGGTTTCTTACCTGATTTTGACCTCTGGTTTAATTCTCTCGGGCGGAGTAATGCTTTTGCCATTAGCGGGGTTTTACATTTACCTCAAGGCCTCAGATTACTCTTTGTTTAGTGGAGGAAAAGAGCTTTTGTATCAACCTCTTTCACCTGACCAAAAGTACGGTGCCAAATATCTCACTGATATGCTCGTGTATAGGGCATCAAAAGCCTTGATTGCCGCAGTCTTGATTTATCTTCAATCCTCTTTCATCCTTAATATGATGATGATTTCATTCCTATTGGTATGGTTAATCCTCGTCATCAAGTTGTTCGGAATACACCGTAAACTTTTCAGTTGAGGAAATTATGCAGAATCCACTATTAGAAACACCCAAGGCACGCCATGGGGCCTATCCATTTGATAAAATCCTTCCCGAGCATTTTCTTCCAGCGCTTAATGCCGCCATCGAAACTGCCAAAGGAAAGTTAGAGACATTCAAGAATGATAAGCGCACTGATTTTCAGCACGTGGTGGTGGAGAAGGGTGATATCACGGAGCAAGTGGATTACATCGCGGGAATTTTCTTCAATCTCCATTCAGCCGAGTGCTCGGATGAACTGGAAAAAATCTCTCCCGAAGTTTCAGAAATCCTGACTCGTTTTGGAAATGATATTTCCCTCGATCCAAAAATCTTCATGAAGGTCAAGGCCTGTTACGATACTCGCATGAATCAGGGTCTTAATCCGGAAGAGATGACAATTATTGAGAAGACCTATAAGTCCTTCGTGAGAAATGGTGCTCTTCTTGCTGAAAGCGAGAAAGACCAGATGAGAGTGATGGACGAGAAGCTCGCGAAGCTCACTCTGACTTTTTCTCAAAACGTTCTGAAGGCCACGAATGATTATCTGATGGAGATCACAAATAAGGCAGATCTTGATGGACTACCTGAAGGTGTGATTGAAGCCGCCGCTGAACTGGCCGAGAAAAAAGGCAAGACGGGAAGCTGGTGTTTTGACTTGAACGTACCAAGTATGCTTCCATTCATGACGTATTCGAAGAAGCGCGATTTAAGAAAAACTCTTCTAACTGCAAGCTCTTCAAAAACGTTTAATACAAAATACGATAACCAGGAAACTCTGAAAGAGATCCTGAAACTTCGCACTGAGCGTGCTCAGCTTTTGGGTTTTAAGACCCACGCTGATTACGTGCTGGAAGAAAGAATGGCGATGTCACCTAAGAAGGTGATGGACTTTCTTGAGGAGCTTCTTAGTAAGGCAAAACCACATGCCGAAAAAGACGTAGCTCGCTTGAAGAAACTTGCAGCGGAAGATGGAATTAATGATCTTCAGTCATACGATACTGCTTACTACTCGGAAATTTTAAAGAAGCGTGAACTGGACATGGACGATGAAATGCTTCGTCCGTACTTCAAGTTAGAGAACGTGGTTGATGGTATTTTTGAGGTCGCAAAACGACTTTACGGACTTACTTTCAAAGAAGTTTTCGACGTTCCAAAGTATCACACTGACGTAAGAACTTTTGAAGTTTTCGATGAAGCAACCAACGCATTCGTTGGTCTTTTCTACACTGACTTTTTCCCTCGTCCAACAAAACGCGGAGGCGCGTGGATGTCGGGAATTAAAGAGCAGGGGATGTATCAAGGTAAAGTTGAAAGACCGCACATTATGATTGTGTGTAACTTCACTAAGCCGACAAAAACGAAACCATCGCTTCTGACTTTAGATGAAGTGCTGACTCTTTATCATGAGTTCGGTCATGCCCTTCATGGTCTACTTTCAAAGGTTAAATACCGTGATCTATCTGGTACCAATGTGTATTGGGATTTCGTGGAACTTCCCTCGCAAATTATGGAGAACTGGGTGCTTGAAAAAGAGTGTCTGGATATCTTCGCCGTTCACTATGAAACTGGTGAAAAAATTCCGGCCGATCTGGTTCAGAAAATCAAAGCGAGCGGAAAATTCCTGGAAGGCATGGGAACTCTCAGACAGTTAACATTCGCTTTCCTTGATATGGCCTACCACACGGCCGATCCGAATTCGATTAAAGACATCGGAGAGTTCGAAACAAAGACGGTAGATAGAACAACACTACTTCCCAAGATCCCTGGGACAAGTATTTCTACTTCGTTCTCACACATCTTTGCTGGCGGATATTCTGCCGGATATTATTCATACAAATGGGCCGAGGTTCTGGACGCGGATGCCTTCGAATTCTTCCAGACTTCGGGTATTTTCAATCGAGAAGTGGCCAATAAGTTTCGCGAGTTCATTCTCGAGAAAGGTGGCACTGAACACCCTATGGAGCTCTATAAGAAGTTCAGAGGGCAAGAGCCAGATGTGGGAGCTCTCCTTCGTAGGGCCGGTCTTCATTAAAGAAAAACGGGTGCTTAGGCACCCGTACTTTTTCCCTCTAGGAATTTAAAGATTTCTTGAGTTTACTCCAACTCAATTAGGCGTTAACTTGCGGAATTCCCGAATCTTTCGTCTCAGGAAGGCCCTGTCATGGTAGATAAATTTGAACTTTATCACGCCGCTCAAAGCTGGTTTGCGAAGAACACCGAGATCTACCGGTCTAGTCGTTATCGCGCGCTTGAAATCATCTGCCAAAAAATTAATGAAGTAATGAACGTTCAACGCATCGGCATATGGTTTTATACCATCGATAAAGAAGCGATGTACGAAGAGATGACTTTTGTGGCGAACGG
Encoded here:
- the rpiB gene encoding ribose 5-phosphate isomerase B, translated to MKIFIASDHAAFNEKTIMVEYLKKNHEVVDLGTHSTESTNYFEWAKKLVQKVVEEKTQGILLCGSGQGVCMTANRFKGIRAALCRDEDDARMTRLHNDANVLCIAGRKTHPEFMKKIVDVFLSTEFEGGRHQTRVDQFNNLGE
- a CDS encoding metal-dependent transcriptional regulator, which encodes MSDKKPTIQHTHDNDLTHSMVHYLLAIHKLKEAKGYARVTDIAHEMGLTKGSVSTALTNLKKRELVLEDESKFLSLSPTGHEAVHGILSSRTLLYYFLKDIIGVDEEVAHKDSCLMEHLMSSETREKFFNFMKNLTTEDFKKTPYSTSFDFTQFEHQHDFEEIQKGDTYLKTE
- a CDS encoding MFS transporter; translation: MNILQILKSDDPRFKGHLWFFLGAYFLVLFNYPLVRAASTTMFFEDFGAKSTPLAWLWSVVFLVASVFFCNHLQAKHSVHKVFFWASSFTTALFGLSVLGFISGIKQLTFLSFIWKEVYIVIQIHLLLAYANTYFRKDEFKMIVGVVGAAGSLGGVLGGLLTSYLSHKWGTVFVAWFSLIFIFSPAVLFFYTPDLAAKNNEKPVSPMKSLKGKDIKEYVFIIAVIVMLSQFIINIADFKFNLAFEAAIPDSASRTGYLGWIYTWTNLLTFILQFLCMPLLLPRISEKTLHLFIPVSYLILTSGLILSGGVMLLPLAGFYIYLKASDYSLFSGGKELLYQPLSPDQKYGAKYLTDMLVYRASKALIAAVLIYLQSSFILNMMMISFLLVWLILVIKLFGIHRKLFS
- a CDS encoding M3 family metallopeptidase — its product is MQNPLLETPKARHGAYPFDKILPEHFLPALNAAIETAKGKLETFKNDKRTDFQHVVVEKGDITEQVDYIAGIFFNLHSAECSDELEKISPEVSEILTRFGNDISLDPKIFMKVKACYDTRMNQGLNPEEMTIIEKTYKSFVRNGALLAESEKDQMRVMDEKLAKLTLTFSQNVLKATNDYLMEITNKADLDGLPEGVIEAAAELAEKKGKTGSWCFDLNVPSMLPFMTYSKKRDLRKTLLTASSSKTFNTKYDNQETLKEILKLRTERAQLLGFKTHADYVLEERMAMSPKKVMDFLEELLSKAKPHAEKDVARLKKLAAEDGINDLQSYDTAYYSEILKKRELDMDDEMLRPYFKLENVVDGIFEVAKRLYGLTFKEVFDVPKYHTDVRTFEVFDEATNAFVGLFYTDFFPRPTKRGGAWMSGIKEQGMYQGKVERPHIMIVCNFTKPTKTKPSLLTLDEVLTLYHEFGHALHGLLSKVKYRDLSGTNVYWDFVELPSQIMENWVLEKECLDIFAVHYETGEKIPADLVQKIKASGKFLEGMGTLRQLTFAFLDMAYHTADPNSIKDIGEFETKTVDRTTLLPKIPGTSISTSFSHIFAGGYSAGYYSYKWAEVLDADAFEFFQTSGIFNREVANKFREFILEKGGTEHPMELYKKFRGQEPDVGALLRRAGLH